TGAGTCTTGCTGATAGTAACAATGTTTGCATTCGTAACGCAGTAGCAAGACGTTTATCTAGTCCTGTGGTTGTCGCTGACACATTACTTACTGAAAAATCACGAGAGATTTTATTTAAAATTACTACAGAAATAGAGTCTGAAACAACATACAGCGCTAGAGCTAGCTTCAAGCCACGTTTTGCGATCGCTACATATTTTATTCTTACTTTAAATGTACTTGCTTTTGCCCTAGAGGTGAAACTGGGAGGTAGCACCAACCTAAATAACTTATATCGTTTAGGTGCATTAGTACCACAAGAAGTTGTTAAAGGAGATTGGTGGCGCTTGTTAACAGCCACGTTTCTTCACTTCGGGTTCTTGCACCTATTACTAAATATGTTAGGTCTTTATTTATTTGGTCGCTTGATGGAATTTGCCCTCGGGTCACCCCAATTTTTCCTGTTATATTTTGCTAGTGCAATTGGCTCTATGCTGGCTGTGACTTATATGTCAGTTCTGGGATATTCTCAATCTGATTTTGTAGTTGGTGCATCAGGATGTGTGATGGGTCTTGTTGGTGGTTTTACTGCTGTGCTGTTACACGAGTGGCTAAGGAAAAAGACGCGCCTTGCTGCTAGAAATTTGCGAGGAATTTTAGCAATAATTGTTTTGCAAAGCATCTTTGACCTGACAACTCCACAGATTAGCTTCGTTGGACATACTTCTGGGTTGATTGTTGGTTTTGTGATGGGGATGATTTTAAAGGCTTTTTGAGCGAGGTTTCAAATTGTTAATTGGCTTGTAGAATCAAATTTGGCGCACGTGTTGTGATTTCCGGAGCAATCGTATTACTCTACGCTAATAGATTGTAGTTCCTGTCTACTGCGTCGCGCAGCTTCAGGTGATATTACTCCTTGAACTTCAATGTTGGTCGAGATACTTTGTCCCGTATTCAAGAAAACCCCTTTTACATGAAGAATCCCATTAGCATCGTATGCAAACGTAACCTCAACGGGAGAACCCGCGAGAGAAGGTGGTAAATTTTCCATTCGTGCAATTCCTAATTGTACACAGTCTTGTGGATCTTGGGCATCACCCTGAAGAATCTCAATATCTACTGCATCTTGCTTATCTCGAACAGTCCCGTAAACCTGGGATTGTTGGCAAGGGATTTTACTGTTTTTTGGAATAATTATTGAGTTTTCAGGTACTCCAAAGTCGTTGAGACTTACTACTCCCAGGCTATGGGCACAGACATCAGAGATGTTAGGTAATAGTGTGTTAGGAGTTTGTGGAACTTCGCCTGCTTCAATTGCCAGACTATTTGCAAGAATTGCTGCTCCCTGGGCAACAACCTCGTCAGGGTTTACTGATCGCAGAGGCTCTTTTCCAAATAACCGGGTCAGCATTTTTGCTACTAACGGAATCCGCGAAGAACCTCCCACAAGCAAGACATCATCAATCTTACGAGTGCTGAGTTCAGCTTCATCTAAAACAAGTTCTACGTTCATTTCAGTCCGAAGAACCAATTCATCAATCAGTTCTTCAAACTGAGGTTGAGTAATTTTGAACGCTGCTTGTCGTCCTTCAACATTGAGGGAGACTCTAGCATTAGGGCTGGAAGAAAGCTTCCGCTTAGTTTCCTCTGCTTTGCTGCGAAGTTCTTGTTCACCTGCCAGAGATGTCAGTGGATCGAAGCCCGTTGCTTTACGAAACTCTTGTTGGAAAAATGCGATTAAACAATCGTCTATATCTTTCCCGCCCAATTCGTGATCTCCACCAGAAGCAATCACATTGACGTCTTTACCATTGACTTTCATGA
This portion of the Brasilonema sennae CENA114 genome encodes:
- a CDS encoding rhomboid family intramembrane serine protease, which codes for MMSASLSGTNNNRGWILVSGLILVIIALLSYLTPSLGGLIGGCLWAILVILPNIGHKKVDQLIDQQRFGQASRVASLIWWLHPLDGWREQPKLLYALDLGQRGARASAVAILDRYQTATTPTGRSAAVSLYQMDARWEELLLWIQNSLNEAVLRKDFDMLVCYLRTLGETGDLNGMLQAWERYQPSLEKILNPRTQNLARMYVLAFCGKTEYVARLLSGSLSDYSNTIKLFWLATVDQAAGREVIAVEQFLSLADSNNVCIRNAVARRLSSPVVVADTLLTEKSREILFKITTEIESETTYSARASFKPRFAIATYFILTLNVLAFALEVKLGGSTNLNNLYRLGALVPQEVVKGDWWRLLTATFLHFGFLHLLLNMLGLYLFGRLMEFALGSPQFFLLYFASAIGSMLAVTYMSVLGYSQSDFVVGASGCVMGLVGGFTAVLLHEWLRKKTRLAARNLRGILAIIVLQSIFDLTTPQISFVGHTSGLIVGFVMGMILKAF
- a CDS encoding Hsp70 family protein; translated protein: MSYVIGIDLGTTYSAMAYINADGKSEIIPNAEGERITPSVLLFEDDSVVVGSYAKNVAVSEGERVVQFIKRRMGTDYRIRQNGRDYSPEDISALILKKLKQDAEVFLNTTIRDVVITVPAYFDDKRRVATKTAGEIAGLNVLGIINEPTAAALEFSASREVHNKTILVYDLGGGTFDITIMKVNGKDVNVIASGGDHELGGKDIDDCLIAFFQQEFRKATGFDPLTSLAGEQELRSKAEETKRKLSSSPNARVSLNVEGRQAAFKITQPQFEELIDELVLRTEMNVELVLDEAELSTRKIDDVLLVGGSSRIPLVAKMLTRLFGKEPLRSVNPDEVVAQGAAILANSLAIEAGEVPQTPNTLLPNISDVCAHSLGVVSLNDFGVPENSIIIPKNSKIPCQQSQVYGTVRDKQDAVDIEILQGDAQDPQDCVQLGIARMENLPPSLAGSPVEVTFAYDANGILHVKGVFLNTGQSISTNIEVQGVISPEAARRSRQELQSISVE